Proteins found in one Flavobacterium channae genomic segment:
- a CDS encoding glutathione peroxidase — protein sequence MKKLVTLFSVVALFCSCQNQAQKKPTATTAKTTPMAKETIYQFKVEDLGGSDFDFSTLKGKKILVVNTASECGLTPQYEQLQAIYEKYKDQNFVIVGFPANNFGAQEPGSNTEIATFCQQNYGVSFPMMAKISVKGDDMHPVYKFLTQKTKNGLEDSDVKWNFQKYLINENGELVDVVDPRTLPTDPVIINWIEGK from the coding sequence ATGAAAAAACTAGTAACCTTGTTTTCAGTAGTAGCTTTGTTTTGTAGTTGCCAAAATCAAGCGCAAAAAAAGCCAACTGCAACAACAGCAAAAACAACACCTATGGCAAAAGAAACAATTTATCAGTTTAAAGTAGAAGATTTAGGCGGAAGTGATTTTGACTTTTCAACGTTAAAAGGAAAGAAAATTTTAGTTGTAAATACGGCTTCTGAGTGTGGTTTAACACCACAATACGAACAATTACAAGCTATTTATGAAAAATACAAAGATCAAAACTTCGTAATTGTAGGTTTTCCAGCAAATAATTTTGGTGCTCAAGAGCCAGGAAGTAATACAGAAATCGCAACTTTTTGTCAGCAAAATTATGGTGTTTCATTTCCAATGATGGCTAAAATTTCTGTAAAAGGAGATGATATGCATCCAGTTTATAAATTCTTAACACAGAAAACTAAAAACGGATTAGAAGACAGTGATGTGAAATGGAATTTTCAAAAATACCTAATCAATGAAAATGGTGAATTGGTTGATGTAGTGGATCCAAGAACATTACCAACAGATCCAGTTATTATCAATTGGATTGAAGGGAAATAA
- a CDS encoding GNAT family N-acetyltransferase translates to MDIKIRDYQIQDCPAILDIINEAILNSTALYDYNVRTLNTQKAIFEEKLHKGFPVIVAELDNEIVGFGYYSEFRFREAYKFTVEHSVYANKNCIGKGIGKLLLTELIERAKKQNLHTMIGVIDSENTNSIDFHKKFGFEEVGFIKESGFKFNRWLHSVFMQKML, encoded by the coding sequence ATGGATATAAAAATTAGAGACTACCAAATACAAGATTGCCCTGCAATTTTAGACATCATCAACGAAGCAATTTTAAACTCAACTGCTTTGTACGATTACAATGTTCGAACATTAAACACACAAAAAGCTATATTTGAAGAAAAACTTCATAAAGGATTTCCTGTAATTGTAGCCGAATTAGATAATGAAATAGTAGGTTTTGGTTACTATAGTGAATTTCGCTTTAGAGAAGCGTATAAATTCACTGTTGAGCATTCAGTTTATGCAAATAAAAACTGCATTGGTAAAGGAATTGGAAAATTATTACTCACCGAATTAATTGAAAGAGCCAAAAAACAAAATTTGCATACCATGATTGGTGTAATCGATTCAGAAAACACGAACAGCATCGATTTTCATAAGAAATTTGGTTTCGAGGAAGTTGGTTTTATTAAAGAATCAGGCTTTAAGTTTAACCGATGGTTGCATTCTGTTTTTATGCAAAAAATGCTTTAG